The following coding sequences lie in one Streptomyces xiamenensis genomic window:
- the ileS gene encoding isoleucine--tRNA ligase codes for MPMTQYRPVPAQVDLPALEHAVLDFWRENKTFNRTLEQSQGRPEWVFYEGPPTANGMPGAHHIEARVFKDAFPRYRTMRGYHVSRKAGWDCHGLPVELAVEKELGFTGKQDIEAYGIAAFNAKCRESVTRHTDAFSELTTRMGYWVDLDDAYRTMDPQYIESVWWSLKEIFNKGLLTQDHRVAPWCPRCGTGLSDHELAQGYETVVDPSVYVRMPLTSGPLAGQAALLVWTTTPWTLVSNTAVAAHPEVTYAVATDGAERLVVAEALLSTALGEGWRATGETFTGAEMERWTYQRPFELVPFDEAAHYIVNDTYVTTEDGTGLVHQSPAFGEDDLRVGRAYGLPVVNPVRPDGTFAEEVPLVGGQFFKKADEALTADLRERGLLFKHLAYEHSYPHCWRCHTPLLYYAQPSWYIRTTQVKDALLRENENTTWHPESVKHGRFGDWLNNNIDWALSRNRYWGTPLPIWRCAEDHRTCVGSLAELSELTGTDQSGLDPHRPYIDEITFPCTAEGCSLTATRVPEVIDGWYDSGAMPFAQWGYPHRNREEFEKHYPAQYIAEAIDQTRGWFYTLMAVGTLVFDKNSYENVVCLGHILAEDGRKMSKHLGNTLEPIPLMDQHGADAVRWFMAAGGSPWAARRVGHGTIQEVVRKTLLTYWNTVAFQSLYARAASWAPAAGDPAPADRPLLDRWLLSELNALVEMVTKAMDTYDTQRAGKLISTFVDDLSNWYVRRSRRRFWQGEPAALRTLHEVLETVTRLMAPLVPFITERVWQDLVVPVTPGAPDSVHLADWPDSDPSRVDADLSQDMLLVRRLVELGRATRAESGVKTRQPLSRALVAAQGFELLGEDLREQIADELNVTGLAALSEMGGSLVDTTAKANFRALGRRFGKRTQPVAQAIAAADATELSAALRAGTAAVEVEGERIALTPEEVIITETPREGWSVASDTGATVALDLEITPELRRAGIARDIIRLVQEARKNSGLEVTDRIAVRWAATDPEVSRALADHQALISTEVLATDFAEGEATDAFGPAFSDEDLTLTFHLRRV; via the coding sequence ATGCCGATGACGCAGTACCGCCCCGTGCCGGCCCAAGTCGATCTGCCCGCGCTCGAACACGCGGTCCTCGACTTCTGGCGCGAGAACAAGACGTTCAACCGCACCCTGGAGCAGTCCCAGGGGCGCCCGGAGTGGGTGTTCTACGAGGGCCCGCCCACCGCCAACGGCATGCCGGGAGCCCACCACATCGAGGCGCGGGTCTTCAAGGACGCCTTTCCCCGCTACCGCACCATGCGCGGCTACCACGTCAGCCGCAAGGCCGGCTGGGACTGCCACGGCCTGCCCGTGGAGCTGGCGGTGGAGAAGGAGCTGGGCTTCACCGGCAAGCAGGACATCGAGGCGTACGGCATCGCGGCGTTCAACGCCAAGTGCCGCGAGTCGGTCACCCGGCACACGGACGCCTTCTCCGAGCTGACCACGCGCATGGGCTACTGGGTGGATCTCGACGACGCCTACCGCACCATGGACCCGCAGTACATCGAGTCCGTGTGGTGGTCGCTCAAGGAGATCTTCAACAAGGGTCTGCTCACCCAGGACCACCGGGTCGCGCCCTGGTGCCCGCGCTGCGGCACCGGCCTGTCCGACCACGAGCTGGCCCAGGGCTACGAGACGGTCGTCGACCCCTCCGTCTACGTCCGGATGCCGCTCACCTCCGGCCCGCTCGCCGGACAGGCGGCCCTGCTGGTGTGGACCACCACCCCCTGGACCCTGGTCTCCAACACCGCCGTCGCCGCCCACCCCGAGGTCACCTACGCCGTGGCCACCGACGGCGCCGAGCGGCTGGTCGTCGCCGAGGCACTGCTGAGCACCGCCCTGGGCGAGGGCTGGCGGGCCACCGGCGAGACCTTCACCGGCGCCGAGATGGAACGCTGGACCTATCAGCGCCCCTTCGAGCTGGTCCCCTTCGACGAGGCCGCCCACTACATCGTCAACGACACCTACGTCACCACCGAGGACGGCACCGGTCTGGTCCACCAGTCGCCCGCCTTCGGCGAGGACGACCTGCGGGTCGGGCGCGCGTACGGCCTGCCGGTCGTCAACCCGGTCCGCCCGGACGGCACCTTCGCCGAGGAGGTCCCGCTGGTCGGCGGCCAGTTCTTCAAGAAGGCCGACGAGGCGCTCACCGCCGACCTGCGCGAGCGCGGTCTGCTCTTCAAGCACCTGGCCTACGAGCACAGCTACCCGCACTGCTGGCGCTGCCACACCCCGCTGCTCTACTACGCACAGCCGTCCTGGTACATCCGCACCACCCAGGTCAAGGACGCCCTGCTGCGGGAGAACGAGAACACGACCTGGCACCCGGAGTCCGTCAAGCACGGCCGCTTCGGCGACTGGCTCAACAACAACATCGACTGGGCGCTGTCCCGCAACCGCTACTGGGGCACCCCGCTGCCCATCTGGCGCTGCGCCGAGGACCACCGCACCTGTGTCGGCTCGCTCGCCGAGCTGAGCGAGCTGACCGGCACCGACCAGTCGGGGCTGGACCCGCACCGCCCGTACATCGACGAGATCACCTTCCCCTGCACGGCCGAGGGCTGCTCGCTCACCGCCACCCGGGTCCCGGAGGTCATCGACGGCTGGTACGACTCGGGCGCCATGCCGTTCGCGCAGTGGGGCTACCCGCACCGCAACCGCGAGGAGTTCGAGAAGCACTACCCGGCCCAGTACATCGCCGAGGCCATCGACCAGACCCGGGGCTGGTTCTACACCCTGATGGCCGTGGGCACCCTGGTCTTCGACAAGAACTCCTACGAGAACGTCGTCTGCCTGGGCCACATCCTGGCCGAGGACGGCCGCAAGATGTCCAAGCACCTGGGCAACACCCTGGAGCCCATCCCGCTGATGGACCAGCACGGCGCGGACGCGGTGCGCTGGTTCATGGCGGCGGGCGGCTCCCCGTGGGCGGCCCGCCGGGTGGGCCACGGCACCATCCAGGAGGTGGTGCGCAAGACACTGCTCACCTACTGGAACACCGTCGCCTTCCAGTCCCTGTACGCGCGCGCCGCGTCCTGGGCCCCGGCCGCAGGCGACCCGGCGCCGGCCGACCGGCCGCTGCTGGACCGCTGGCTGCTCAGCGAGCTGAACGCCCTGGTCGAAATGGTCACCAAGGCCATGGACACCTACGACACCCAGCGGGCCGGCAAGCTGATCTCGACGTTCGTCGACGATCTGTCCAACTGGTACGTGCGCCGCTCCCGCCGCCGTTTCTGGCAGGGCGAGCCGGCCGCGCTGCGCACCCTGCACGAGGTGCTGGAGACCGTGACCCGGCTGATGGCCCCGCTGGTGCCGTTCATCACCGAACGGGTCTGGCAGGACCTGGTGGTGCCGGTGACCCCCGGCGCCCCCGATTCGGTACACCTGGCCGACTGGCCGGACTCCGACCCGTCCCGGGTGGACGCGGATCTGTCGCAGGACATGCTGCTGGTGCGCCGCCTGGTGGAGCTGGGCCGGGCCACCCGCGCCGAGTCCGGGGTGAAGACCCGGCAGCCGCTGTCCCGGGCGCTGGTCGCGGCGCAGGGCTTCGAACTGCTCGGCGAGGACCTGCGGGAGCAGATCGCCGACGAGTTGAACGTCACCGGGCTGGCCGCGCTCTCCGAGATGGGCGGCTCGCTGGTGGACACCACCGCGAAGGCCAACTTCCGGGCGCTGGGGCGCCGCTTCGGCAAGCGCACCCAGCCGGTCGCGCAGGCCATCGCGGCGGCGGACGCCACCGAGTTGTCGGCGGCGCTGCGGGCCGGCACGGCCGCGGTCGAGGTGGAGGGCGAGCGGATCGCCCTCACCCCGGAAGAGGTCATCATCACCGAAACGCCCCGCGAGGGCTGGTCGGTGGCCTCGGACACCGGCGCGACCGTGGCGCTGGACCTGGAGATCACTCCGGAGCTGCGCCGGGCGGGCATCGCCCGGGACATCATCCGGCTGGTGCAGGAGGCCCGCAAGAACAGCGGCCTGGAGGTCACCGACCGGATCGCGGTGCGCTGGGCGGCCACCGACCCGGAGGTGAGCCGCGCCCTGGCGGACCACCAGGCGCTGATCTCCACGGAGGTGCTGGCCACGGACTTCGCGGAGGGCGAGGCCACCGACGCCTTCGGCCCGGCCTTCAGCGACGAGGATCTGACCCTCACCTTCCACCTGCGCCGGGTGTAG
- the lspA gene encoding signal peptidase II: MSEAERTIETPEDSSRRPEPDEPVEETAPQAEAAADAADEPGAGPAAPRRRRVGVLAVVAAFAFVLDLVTKIAAVEWLEHQRSIDIIGDWLRFSVIRNGGAAFGFGEALTVFLTAVAAIVVVVIIRLARKLYSTPWAIALGLLLGGAFGNLTDRLFRAPGVFEGHVVDFISVQHFSVFNLADSAIVCGGILIVILSFRGLDPDGTVHKD, encoded by the coding sequence GTGAGCGAGGCGGAGCGCACCATCGAGACACCCGAAGATTCCTCCCGTCGTCCGGAGCCGGACGAGCCCGTGGAGGAAACGGCACCCCAGGCGGAGGCGGCCGCGGACGCGGCGGACGAGCCCGGGGCCGGGCCCGCGGCGCCTCGGCGCCGCCGGGTCGGCGTGCTGGCGGTGGTGGCGGCGTTCGCCTTCGTGCTGGACCTCGTCACCAAGATCGCCGCGGTGGAGTGGCTGGAGCACCAGCGCTCCATCGACATCATCGGCGACTGGCTGCGCTTCTCGGTGATCCGCAACGGCGGGGCCGCCTTCGGCTTCGGCGAGGCGCTGACCGTCTTCCTGACGGCCGTGGCCGCCATCGTGGTGGTGGTGATCATCCGGCTGGCCCGCAAGCTCTACAGCACACCGTGGGCGATCGCGCTGGGGCTGCTGCTGGGCGGGGCGTTCGGCAACCTCACCGACCGGCTCTTCCGGGCCCCGGGGGTCTTCGAGGGCCACGTCGTGGACTTCATCTCCGTCCAGCACTTCTCCGTGTTCAACCTGGCCGACTCGGCGATCGTCTGCGGTGGCATCCTCATCGTCATCCTCTCCTTCCGGGGCCTTGACCCGGACGGCACCGTGCACAAGGACTGA
- a CDS encoding mechanosensitive ion channel family protein — translation MDDVLRPLLVIGGTVALTLLMGWLIDRALRAADARHPETRLWSLLRSCQPPLQVLLASGAVQISYAVWELSLGKGDVVPKILATLTIASAAWLAIRAADAVAENTLARYEARTEDLARVRQFRTQLTMLRRVVTTILAIVASAVAILLVFPDLRALGTSMLASAGVIGVIAGVAAQSMLGNLFAGLQIAFGESVKIGDTVVVDGEWGTVEELSLAFLTIRIWDDRRLTMPVSYFNSRPYENWSRGGHEITATVYLHLDHATPIPALRKRLQEFLLGRADWDGRVWSLVVTDSTPTTIQVRAAMSAKDSGDAWTLRCAVREELIAWLRDHHPHALPRVAHSPAAISPSGTEDHPSP, via the coding sequence ATGGATGATGTGCTGCGGCCACTGCTGGTGATCGGTGGCACCGTCGCCCTCACCCTGCTCATGGGCTGGCTGATCGACCGCGCGCTGCGCGCCGCCGACGCCCGCCACCCCGAGACCCGGCTGTGGTCCCTGCTGCGCAGCTGCCAGCCGCCGCTGCAGGTGCTGCTCGCCTCGGGCGCCGTGCAGATCAGCTACGCGGTGTGGGAGCTGTCGCTGGGCAAGGGCGACGTGGTGCCCAAGATCCTGGCCACCCTCACCATCGCCTCCGCCGCCTGGCTGGCGATCCGCGCGGCCGACGCGGTCGCCGAGAACACCCTGGCCCGGTACGAGGCCAGGACGGAGGACCTGGCCCGGGTCCGGCAGTTCCGCACCCAGCTGACGATGCTGCGCCGGGTGGTCACCACCATCCTGGCGATCGTGGCGTCGGCGGTGGCGATACTGCTGGTCTTCCCGGATCTGCGGGCGCTGGGCACCTCGATGCTGGCCTCGGCCGGTGTGATCGGCGTGATCGCCGGTGTGGCGGCCCAGTCGATGCTCGGCAACCTGTTCGCCGGCCTGCAGATCGCCTTCGGCGAGTCGGTGAAGATCGGCGACACGGTCGTGGTGGACGGCGAGTGGGGCACCGTCGAGGAACTGTCGCTGGCCTTCCTCACCATCCGCATCTGGGACGACCGCCGGCTGACGATGCCGGTGTCGTACTTCAACAGCCGCCCCTACGAGAACTGGTCGCGCGGCGGCCACGAGATCACCGCGACGGTGTATCTGCACCTGGACCACGCCACCCCGATCCCGGCGCTGCGCAAGCGGCTCCAGGAGTTCCTGCTGGGCCGCGCGGACTGGGACGGCCGGGTGTGGAGCCTGGTGGTGACCGACAGCACGCCGACCACGATCCAGGTCCGTGCGGCGATGTCGGCCAAGGACTCCGGGGACGCCTGGACGCTGCGCTGCGCGGTCCGCGAGGAGCTGATCGCCTGGCTGCGGGACCACCACCCGCACGCCCTGCCCAGGGTGGCGCACTCCCCCGCGGCGATATCCCCCTCCGGCACCGAGGACCACCCCTCCCCCTGA
- a CDS encoding RluA family pseudouridine synthase: MSAHPETRTLPVPDGLEGERVDAALARMLGFSRTKAAELATEGKVRLDGAEVGKSERVTGGSWIEVEIPPPPGAVTVVAEPVEGMEIVHDDDELVVVDKPVGVAAHPSPGWTGPTVIGGLAAAGYRIATSGAAERQGIVHRLDVGTSGLMVVAKSERAYSVLKQQFRERTVDKRYQALVQGHPDPLSGTIDAPIGRHPQHDYKWAVTAEGKPSVTHYDLIEAFRAASLLDIKLETGRTHQIRVHMSAHRHPCVGDLTYGADPTLAKRLGLTRQWLHAVRLGFTHPGDGQWAEFASPYPEDLQRALDRVRSESA, encoded by the coding sequence GTGAGCGCGCATCCCGAGACCCGGACCCTTCCCGTACCCGACGGCCTGGAAGGGGAGCGGGTCGACGCCGCCCTCGCCCGGATGCTCGGCTTCTCCCGCACCAAGGCGGCCGAGCTGGCCACCGAGGGCAAGGTGCGGCTGGACGGCGCCGAGGTCGGCAAATCCGAGCGGGTGACCGGCGGCTCCTGGATCGAGGTCGAGATTCCCCCGCCGCCGGGCGCGGTGACCGTGGTGGCCGAGCCGGTCGAGGGCATGGAGATCGTGCACGACGACGACGAACTGGTCGTGGTCGACAAGCCGGTGGGGGTCGCCGCCCACCCCAGCCCCGGCTGGACCGGACCCACCGTGATCGGCGGCCTCGCCGCGGCCGGCTACCGCATCGCCACCTCCGGCGCGGCCGAACGGCAGGGCATCGTCCACCGGCTGGACGTGGGCACCTCGGGACTGATGGTCGTCGCCAAGTCCGAGCGCGCCTACTCGGTGCTCAAGCAGCAGTTCCGCGAGCGCACGGTCGACAAGCGCTACCAGGCCCTCGTCCAGGGCCACCCCGACCCGCTCAGCGGCACCATCGACGCGCCCATCGGGCGCCACCCCCAGCACGACTACAAGTGGGCGGTCACCGCCGAGGGCAAGCCCTCGGTCACGCACTACGACCTGATCGAGGCGTTCCGGGCGGCGAGCCTGCTCGACATCAAGCTGGAGACGGGCCGCACCCACCAGATCCGGGTGCACATGTCCGCGCACCGGCACCCCTGCGTCGGGGACCTGACGTACGGCGCCGACCCGACGCTCGCCAAGCGGCTGGGGCTCACCCGGCAGTGGCTGCACGCCGTGCGGCTCGGGTTCACCCACCCCGGCGACGGACAGTGGGCGGAGTTCGCCAGCCCCTACCCGGAGGACCTCCAGCGGGCCCTGGACCGCGTGCGGTCCGAGAGCGCCTGA
- a CDS encoding cell division protein SepF, producing the protein MAGAMRKMAVYLGLVEDDGYDRPGYGPDDDFEPEPEPERARRQQAHEPPPRERVEEPVRAVHPPAQRESEPAPAPLLSENRRPGRIAPVSSITSERPHVEKSAPVIMPKVVSEREPYRITTLHPRTYNEARTIGEHFREGTPVIMNLTEMDDTDAKRLVDFAAGLVFGLHGSIERVTQKVFLLSPANVDVTAEDKARIAEGGFFNQS; encoded by the coding sequence ATGGCTGGCGCGATGCGCAAGATGGCGGTCTACCTCGGCCTCGTGGAGGACGACGGCTACGACCGCCCGGGGTACGGCCCCGACGACGATTTCGAACCCGAGCCCGAGCCGGAGCGCGCACGGCGCCAGCAGGCGCACGAACCGCCGCCCCGGGAGCGGGTGGAGGAGCCGGTGCGGGCGGTGCATCCGCCGGCCCAGCGGGAGAGTGAACCGGCCCCGGCGCCCCTCCTGTCGGAAAACAGACGACCTGGGAGGATCGCTCCCGTGTCTTCCATCACATCCGAACGACCCCACGTCGAGAAGAGCGCACCGGTGATCATGCCCAAGGTCGTGTCCGAGCGGGAGCCGTATCGCATCACCACGCTGCACCCGCGCACCTACAACGAAGCCCGTACGATCGGGGAACACTTCCGCGAGGGAACCCCGGTGATCATGAACCTCACGGAGATGGACGACACGGACGCGAAGCGACTTGTCGACTTTGCCGCTGGCTTGGTCTTCGGTCTGCATGGCAGCATCGAGCGCGTGACGCAGAAGGTCTTCCTTCTGTCGCCTGCTAACGTCGATGTAACGGCGGAGGACAAGGCCCGGATCGCTGAGGGCGGGTTCTTCAACCAGAGCTGA
- a CDS encoding YggT family protein: MGIVRDVILIALYCVLGLLLFRLVMDYVFMFARSWQPGRAMVVALEATYTVTDPPLKALRKVIPPLRFGGVALDLSFFVLMIIVYILINVVAGL, from the coding sequence ATGGGCATCGTACGAGACGTGATCCTGATCGCCTTGTATTGCGTCCTCGGACTTCTGCTCTTCCGGCTGGTGATGGACTACGTCTTCATGTTCGCGCGCTCATGGCAGCCCGGACGGGCGATGGTCGTCGCCCTGGAGGCCACCTACACTGTCACCGATCCGCCGCTGAAGGCGCTGCGAAAGGTGATTCCTCCGCTGCGCTTCGGGGGTGTGGCGCTTGATCTGTCCTTCTTCGTACTCATGATCATCGTCTACATCCTGATCAACGTCGTGGCCGGGCTGTGA
- a CDS encoding DivIVA domain-containing protein, with amino-acid sequence MPLTPEDVRNKQFTTVRLREGYDEDEVDAFLDEVEAELTRLLRENEDLRAKLAAATRAAAQNQQNMRKPEPQERPGPGGPGGPGGPPAISGPQSGPQQQQMGGPPQLPGPGGPMGPGGPGGPGQMQQHQQMGGPGPMGHGPGPGGPMGPGGPNPLGGPGGPGGPGQMQQHQQMGGPGPMGHGPGPGGPGPMQQPGGNESAARVLSLAQQTADQAIAEARSEANKIVGEARSRAEGLERDARAKADALERDAQEKHRVAMGSLESARATLERKVEDLRGFEREYRTRLKSYLESQLRQLESQSDDSLAPPRTPAAASLPPSPQPSLASAGAPSGPGGGMGGGHQSMGGQQQMGGPGHNGTHGGHPGGGHAGPPSYGGQQGMSPAMTQPMAPVRPAGPQPVQQQAPSPMRGFLIDEDDN; translated from the coding sequence ATGCCGTTGACCCCCGAGGACGTGCGGAACAAGCAGTTCACCACTGTCCGTCTCCGCGAAGGCTATGACGAGGACGAGGTCGACGCCTTCCTCGACGAGGTCGAGGCAGAGCTGACCCGGCTGCTGCGGGAGAACGAGGACCTGCGCGCCAAACTCGCGGCCGCCACCCGCGCCGCCGCCCAGAACCAGCAGAACATGCGCAAGCCGGAGCCCCAGGAACGCCCCGGGCCCGGTGGCCCCGGCGGGCCCGGTGGCCCGCCGGCCATATCCGGTCCGCAATCCGGCCCCCAGCAACAGCAGATGGGCGGCCCGCCCCAGCTGCCGGGGCCCGGTGGTCCGATGGGTCCGGGTGGTCCCGGTGGTCCCGGTCAGATGCAGCAGCACCAGCAGATGGGCGGCCCCGGCCCGATGGGTCACGGCCCCGGCCCCGGTGGACCGATGGGTCCCGGTGGCCCCAACCCGCTGGGCGGCCCCGGTGGTCCCGGTGGTCCCGGTCAGATGCAGCAGCACCAGCAGATGGGCGGCCCCGGCCCGATGGGCCACGGCCCCGGCCCCGGCGGCCCCGGCCCGATGCAGCAGCCCGGCGGCAACGAGAGCGCTGCCCGTGTGCTCTCCCTCGCGCAGCAGACCGCCGACCAGGCGATCGCGGAGGCCCGTTCCGAGGCCAACAAGATCGTCGGTGAGGCGCGCAGCCGTGCCGAGGGTCTGGAGCGGGACGCCCGTGCCAAGGCCGACGCGCTGGAGCGGGACGCCCAGGAGAAGCACCGGGTCGCGATGGGCTCCCTGGAGTCCGCCCGCGCCACCCTGGAGCGCAAGGTCGAGGACCTGCGCGGCTTCGAGCGGGAGTACCGCACGCGACTGAAGTCGTACCTGGAGAGCCAGCTGCGTCAGCTGGAGAGCCAGTCCGACGACTCGCTCGCCCCGCCGCGCACCCCGGCGGCCGCTTCGCTGCCGCCATCCCCGCAGCCCTCGCTGGCCTCGGCCGGCGCGCCGTCCGGCCCGGGCGGCGGCATGGGCGGCGGACACCAGTCCATGGGTGGTCAGCAGCAGATGGGCGGCCCCGGTCACAACGGCACCCACGGCGGCCACCCCGGTGGCGGTCACGCGGGTCCGCCGTCCTACGGCGGCCAGCAGGGGATGTCCCCGGCGATGACCCAGCCGATGGCGCCGGTCCGCCCGGCCGGCCCGCAGCCGGTCCAGCAGCAGGCCCCGTCCCCGATGCGCGGATTCCTGATCGACGAGGACGACAACTGA
- a CDS encoding TraR/DksA family transcriptional regulator, with protein MVASDTGDSSDGTPAESGKKTTAKTTKSTRKPAKKAARKSVPKAAAEETAQSAAPAKRTAASRPAKKSTTDETGVKKVAAKNTTTETTETTEDSAAAVPAARAAAPGELPVRPGEDPWTPQEVAEARSELTGEADRLRTEIAASEDALAGLMRDSGDGAGDDEADTGSKNITREHELALAANAREMLYQTEKALDRLAAGTYGTCEVCGKPIGKARMQAFPRATLCVEDKQRQERRV; from the coding sequence ATGGTGGCGAGCGATACCGGCGATTCATCGGACGGCACTCCGGCCGAGTCCGGGAAGAAGACCACGGCCAAGACGACGAAGAGCACGCGGAAGCCGGCGAAGAAGGCGGCGAGGAAAAGCGTGCCGAAGGCGGCGGCGGAGGAGACGGCCCAGAGTGCCGCCCCCGCGAAGCGGACGGCCGCGAGCAGGCCGGCCAAGAAGTCCACGACGGACGAGACGGGAGTCAAGAAGGTGGCTGCGAAGAACACCACGACGGAGACGACGGAGACGACCGAGGACTCGGCCGCCGCGGTGCCCGCCGCCCGGGCCGCCGCCCCCGGGGAACTGCCGGTCCGGCCGGGCGAGGACCCCTGGACACCGCAGGAGGTCGCCGAGGCCCGCAGCGAGCTGACGGGCGAGGCGGACCGGCTGCGGACCGAGATCGCCGCGTCCGAGGACGCGCTGGCCGGGCTGATGCGTGACTCGGGCGACGGTGCCGGGGACGACGAGGCGGACACCGGCTCGAAGAACATCACCCGCGAGCACGAGCTGGCGCTCGCGGCCAACGCGCGCGAGATGCTCTACCAGACGGAGAAGGCGCTGGACCGGCTGGCGGCCGGCACGTACGGAACGTGCGAGGTGTGCGGCAAGCCGATCGGGAAGGCCAGGATGCAGGCGTTCCCCCGCGCGACGCTGTGCGTCGAGGACAAGCAGCGGCAGGAACGGCGGGTCTGA
- a CDS encoding Na+/H+ antiporter, whose amino-acid sequence MDQLTLLFALLLGAVVTVPLGDRISLPAPVLMTLFGGALALLPFVPNVEIAPELILPLVLPPLLYAAVQRTSWRQFTANLRPILLLAVALVFVTTAAVAAVAHAIVPGLPLAGAVALGALVAPPDPIAATAVAGRIGLPRRMVSILEGEGLFNDVTAITLYHVAIAATVTGTFSVGSAGAELLLSAAVAIVVGVVLGWATVKVLALLGDATLRTGMTLLVPFAAYVIAEQTHGSGVLAVLVTAIFLSEGSADADDVAGRMTGQAFWSIIDTLVTGVAFGLIGLELHTVLGTATDRWREMLPAAGLVLAVVILVRLLWLLPASWLTQRLHRRTDYAEEIPVSPRETLVMWWSGMRGVASVALALAIPLSTDTGADFPERDALVFVAFVVVLGTLLLQGLTLPWLAGKLGVRADSGVEEELEHQLAMRAAKAAKRRLREIEEAEGEDLPEEVSEILLRRAYDIGVRISPRIADDERRDAFHKRAGYLKHVHRLNAELLSAARHEVLAARSEPGSDPEVVDRVLRQLDQRSL is encoded by the coding sequence ATGGACCAGCTCACGCTGCTGTTCGCCCTGCTGCTCGGTGCCGTGGTCACCGTGCCGCTGGGCGACCGGATCTCCCTGCCCGCGCCCGTGCTGATGACCCTGTTCGGCGGTGCGCTGGCCCTGCTGCCGTTCGTACCGAACGTCGAGATCGCCCCCGAGCTGATCCTGCCCCTGGTGCTGCCACCGCTGCTCTACGCGGCCGTCCAGCGCACGTCCTGGCGGCAGTTCACCGCCAACCTGCGGCCCATCCTGCTGCTGGCGGTGGCCCTGGTCTTCGTCACCACCGCCGCCGTCGCCGCGGTGGCGCACGCGATCGTCCCGGGCCTGCCGCTGGCCGGCGCCGTGGCGCTGGGCGCGCTCGTCGCACCCCCCGACCCGATCGCCGCCACCGCCGTGGCCGGACGGATCGGACTGCCCCGCCGGATGGTGTCCATCCTGGAGGGCGAGGGCCTGTTCAACGACGTCACCGCCATCACCCTGTACCACGTGGCCATCGCCGCGACCGTCACCGGCACCTTCTCGGTGGGCTCGGCGGGCGCCGAACTGCTGCTGTCGGCGGCGGTGGCGATCGTGGTCGGCGTCGTGCTGGGCTGGGCGACGGTCAAGGTCCTCGCCCTGCTGGGCGACGCGACCCTGCGCACCGGGATGACGCTGCTGGTGCCCTTCGCCGCCTACGTGATCGCCGAGCAGACCCACGGCTCCGGGGTGCTCGCCGTCCTCGTCACCGCCATTTTCCTGAGCGAGGGCTCCGCGGACGCCGACGACGTCGCCGGGCGGATGACCGGACAGGCGTTCTGGTCGATCATCGACACCCTGGTCACCGGTGTCGCCTTCGGACTGATCGGCCTGGAACTGCACACCGTGCTCGGCACCGCCACCGACCGCTGGCGGGAGATGCTGCCGGCCGCCGGACTCGTCCTCGCCGTGGTGATCCTCGTCCGGCTGCTGTGGCTGCTGCCCGCCTCCTGGCTCACCCAGCGGCTGCACCGGCGCACCGACTACGCCGAGGAGATCCCGGTCAGCCCGCGCGAGACCCTGGTGATGTGGTGGTCGGGGATGCGCGGGGTGGCCTCGGTGGCCCTGGCCCTGGCCATCCCGCTGTCCACCGACACCGGCGCCGACTTCCCCGAGCGCGACGCCCTCGTCTTCGTCGCCTTCGTGGTGGTCCTCGGCACGCTGCTGCTCCAGGGACTGACGCTGCCCTGGCTCGCCGGGAAGCTGGGAGTGCGCGCGGACAGCGGCGTCGAGGAGGAACTGGAGCACCAGCTGGCGATGCGGGCGGCCAAGGCCGCCAAGCGGCGGCTGCGGGAGATCGAGGAGGCGGAGGGCGAGGACCTGCCCGAGGAGGTCTCGGAGATCCTGCTGCGCCGCGCGTACGACATCGGGGTGCGGATCTCGCCGCGGATCGCGGACGACGAGCGGCGCGACGCCTTCCACAAGCGGGCCGGCTATCTCAAGCACGTGCACCGGCTCAACGCCGAACTGCTGTCGGCGGCCCGGCACGAGGTGCTCGCCGCACGCAGCGAGCCGGGTTCCGACCCGGAGGTGGTCGACCGGGTGCTGCGTCAGCTGGACCAGCGCAGTCTGTAG